A window of Fibrobacter sp. UWB11 contains these coding sequences:
- a CDS encoding aminotransferase class V-fold PLP-dependent enzyme yields the protein MFNAELTRNEFPMLVAGDKEQKPLAFLDSTATTQKPACVIDAMDDFYREHYSSVKRGVYRLSARTTEAFEKTRKDIAKFINAKTEDEIVFTRGTTESINLVAWSYGRKFFNEGDEVLISALEHHANIVSWQLVAEMKGAKIKVIPVKDDGDLDLAALPSLLTPRTKMVAVAHVSNSVGTVNPIEEIIATVRKFAPQAKVLIDAAQSSSHIKIDVQKLDCDFLAFSGHKMYGPTGIGVLYGKYDVLDSMPPWHGGGEMIKNVTFEKTTYADVPARFEAGTPAIAEVIGLGKAVEWLNEKGLDNIREHEAQITQYALKQLAEIPQVKVLGNPKERGALISITLDGIAVGDAAMILDEENVAVRSGHHCAQPVMDRFGLDATLRLSFGAYTLERDIDRFVAGIKRVIRLFA from the coding sequence ATGTTTAATGCAGAACTCACACGCAATGAATTCCCGATGCTAGTCGCTGGCGACAAGGAGCAAAAGCCCCTCGCCTTTTTGGACAGCACCGCCACGACTCAAAAACCCGCCTGCGTCATTGATGCGATGGACGATTTTTACCGCGAACATTACAGTTCCGTAAAACGCGGCGTTTACCGCTTGAGCGCCCGCACCACGGAAGCGTTCGAAAAGACGCGCAAGGACATTGCGAAGTTCATCAACGCAAAAACCGAAGACGAAATTGTGTTCACCCGCGGCACCACCGAGAGCATCAATCTCGTGGCCTGGAGCTACGGACGCAAATTCTTTAACGAAGGCGACGAAGTCTTAATCAGCGCTTTGGAACATCACGCAAACATCGTGAGCTGGCAACTCGTTGCCGAAATGAAAGGCGCTAAAATCAAGGTCATCCCCGTCAAGGACGATGGCGACTTGGATTTGGCAGCACTTCCCAGCCTCCTCACGCCGCGCACCAAGATGGTCGCCGTTGCCCACGTAAGCAACTCCGTCGGCACAGTCAACCCAATTGAAGAAATCATCGCCACAGTACGCAAGTTTGCCCCACAGGCAAAAGTTTTGATTGACGCCGCCCAGAGTTCTAGCCACATCAAGATTGACGTGCAAAAGCTCGACTGCGATTTTCTCGCCTTCAGCGGTCACAAGATGTACGGTCCGACCGGAATTGGCGTGCTTTACGGCAAATACGATGTACTCGACAGCATGCCACCTTGGCACGGCGGTGGCGAAATGATCAAGAACGTGACTTTCGAAAAGACAACCTACGCTGATGTGCCAGCCCGCTTTGAAGCTGGTACCCCTGCCATTGCCGAAGTTATCGGCCTTGGAAAAGCGGTGGAATGGCTGAACGAAAAAGGCCTCGACAACATCCGTGAACACGAAGCTCAAATTACGCAGTACGCCTTGAAGCAGCTCGCCGAAATTCCGCAAGTAAAAGTTCTTGGCAATCCGAAGGAACGTGGTGCACTCATCAGCATTACTTTGGACGGAATTGCCGTTGGTGATGCAGCGATGATTCTCGACGAAGAAAACGTCGCCGTGCGCAGCGGGCACCATTGCGCGCAACCCGTGATGGACCGCTTTGGGCTTGACGCCACGCTCCGCTTGAGCTTTGGCGCCTACACGCTCGAACGCGACATCGACCGTTTTGTTGCGGGAATCAAGCGCGTGATCAGGCTGTTCGCATAA